The following proteins come from a genomic window of Chloracidobacterium sp.:
- a CDS encoding class IV adenylate cyclase — MPIEIEKKYRLPEERIVDVMAALTGHGSEFLGEDEEENTIYAGPALVEKGAVLRVRKTRDRATLTYKRRLDGGGDIKHQVEEETDVSDPAAIQRIILELGLQPVLVYEKRRKTWRTGEAEVMVDVLPFGNYVEIEGTVDAIHEAEALLGIADLETEEETYPRITARLGRPEGEVIAARFERE; from the coding sequence ATGCCGATCGAGATCGAAAAGAAATACAGGCTGCCCGAAGAAAGAATTGTGGACGTAATGGCGGCGCTGACCGGTCACGGTTCGGAGTTTCTAGGCGAGGACGAAGAAGAGAACACCATTTATGCGGGGCCGGCCCTTGTTGAGAAAGGTGCGGTGCTTCGGGTTCGCAAGACGCGGGATCGTGCGACCCTGACGTACAAACGCCGGCTCGATGGCGGCGGAGACATCAAACATCAGGTCGAAGAGGAAACCGATGTCAGCGACCCCGCCGCAATCCAGCGGATAATTCTGGAACTTGGCCTGCAGCCCGTTCTGGTGTACGAAAAGCGACGAAAGACGTGGCGAACGGGCGAAGCTGAAGTGATGGTCGACGTCCTGCCATTCGGTAACTATGTCGAGATAGAAGGAACGGTCGATGCGATCCACGAGGCCGAAGCACTTTTGGGGATCGCAGATCTTGAGACCGAGGAAGAAACGTATCCGCGGATCACCGCCCGCCTTGGCAGGCCGGAGGGCGAGGTGATCGCAGCAAGATTTGAACGGGAGTGA
- a CDS encoding DUF1349 domain-containing protein has translation MIKALCVTMLFMIAVSCGGGPDRSNSSQPSKTPTPSTPANTEVKPPQPDQTKQPETVGRRLEREETVRFGPDGLQAGWKLVDPDAPAPSKMSFVDEKLVLTIPSGKDLFGENRTAPRVLTAIAGDFQIETRVEFDPKEDYQGAGLIIFQDDENYVRLERAFGGTGGGESGIRMDVRTPTEYKPLSTPGDVPTSAGEVDLKIIRKGNVITAFWRLNEEAEWKEAGAYEAALSDSLLVGLIGCNTASEIKAGFSYIKFGPLR, from the coding sequence ATGATCAAAGCTCTTTGCGTGACAATGTTGTTCATGATCGCCGTTTCCTGCGGCGGCGGTCCCGATCGTTCGAATTCGAGTCAGCCATCGAAGACGCCCACGCCTTCGACGCCAGCGAATACCGAAGTAAAACCTCCACAGCCGGACCAAACCAAACAGCCGGAAACCGTAGGGCGACGGCTTGAACGGGAGGAGACCGTTCGGTTCGGCCCCGATGGCCTTCAGGCAGGCTGGAAGCTCGTCGATCCTGATGCCCCAGCGCCGTCGAAAATGTCATTCGTCGACGAGAAGCTTGTTCTTACGATACCGTCGGGTAAGGATCTATTTGGCGAGAACCGAACGGCTCCGCGGGTGCTGACGGCAATAGCCGGCGATTTTCAGATCGAAACGCGTGTCGAATTTGACCCGAAAGAAGACTATCAGGGAGCAGGGCTGATCATTTTTCAGGATGATGAGAATTACGTGCGATTGGAGAGGGCGTTTGGCGGCACCGGCGGCGGCGAAAGCGGGATCCGCATGGACGTCCGTACCCCTACCGAATACAAGCCACTTTCTACACCGGGCGATGTTCCGACGTCAGCAGGCGAGGTCGACCTGAAGATCATCCGTAAGGGGAATGTCATCACGGCGTTCTGGAGGCTGAACGAAGAGGCGGAATGGAAGGAAGCAGGGGCATATGAGGCGGCGCTTTCCGATTCGCTGCTTGTCGGCTTGATCGGATGCAATACCGCATCGGAGATAAAAGCGGGTTTTTCGTATATTAAGTTCGGGCCGCTCAGATGA
- a CDS encoding response regulator: MTKPTGQLSAIGSDHMIGLFDEIFELYGTIDAVGRVADMRGRIFDRTNTDPDLLVGQILSETVFWQSSQNTSKLLSNAIETAGSGKKVEIILDFRISVDEKIPLDITLLPLARPDEPATIFVCAITHDRSIGDSLHVKRESVQLLAAAENAEIGLWFWDFPEERVYATPQCNELLGLPAYGALSYESFINTVHSDDREFVSNFLAESRRLGTKYEEEFRVIYPGGEVEWICVEGKSFVNSNGEPIKMMGVVRKITEQKLAAEELSKVYDREKKARDEAVEANRAKDFFLAFVSHELRAPLNAILGWSKILLTKEVDEETRRNALETIERSARVQTKLINDLVDSARVASGKLRLEYRPTNLYELVRGSFQAQKPAAEAKGITLEFGSDRADLSVYGDANRLQQVFGNLISNAIKFTPEGGKVAVNIESTDSTASIVVSDTGQGINPDALPSIFRQFSQGDANQTRSSAGLGLGLSIAKILAERHGGSIEAHSPGIGNGSTFTVRLPLANAAVQPLAASVTAPSAEQMPLKGLKILVVEDDADSREVLQLFLEQSGAAVVTATNARSAIRMLTNASDRLPDAIISDLAMPEEDGYSMMKRIRAMSKESGGQIPALALSAFATAESKARAAEAGFQSYSTKPFEPEVLVNEVFELYRRFSGGSAVPAGSANA; encoded by the coding sequence ATGACGAAACCAACAGGCCAGCTTTCAGCGATCGGTTCCGATCATATGATCGGGCTCTTTGACGAGATATTCGAACTCTACGGAACCATCGATGCGGTCGGCCGAGTGGCCGATATGCGAGGGCGTATTTTCGATCGCACGAATACCGATCCGGACCTTTTGGTCGGCCAGATCTTAAGCGAGACCGTCTTCTGGCAATCGTCCCAAAACACATCAAAGCTGCTTTCTAATGCGATCGAGACGGCGGGTTCTGGAAAGAAGGTCGAGATCATTCTCGATTTCCGGATCAGCGTCGACGAAAAGATACCGCTCGATATAACACTACTGCCCCTCGCACGACCTGACGAACCTGCAACCATATTCGTTTGTGCGATCACACATGACCGCTCGATCGGCGATTCGCTTCATGTTAAGCGAGAGAGCGTTCAGCTGCTGGCCGCGGCGGAGAACGCCGAGATCGGACTTTGGTTCTGGGATTTTCCGGAGGAACGCGTTTATGCGACGCCTCAATGCAACGAACTGCTCGGCTTGCCGGCATACGGAGCACTCAGCTATGAGAGCTTCATAAATACGGTTCACAGCGATGATCGTGAATTCGTTTCCAACTTTCTGGCTGAATCCCGACGGCTCGGTACTAAGTACGAGGAAGAATTTCGTGTGATCTATCCGGGCGGCGAGGTCGAATGGATCTGTGTCGAAGGCAAATCGTTTGTCAACAGTAACGGCGAGCCGATCAAAATGATGGGTGTTGTCAGGAAGATCACCGAGCAGAAATTGGCTGCGGAGGAACTTTCGAAAGTATACGACCGAGAGAAAAAGGCTCGTGACGAAGCGGTCGAAGCCAACCGGGCAAAAGACTTCTTCCTTGCCTTCGTTTCTCATGAGCTCAGGGCCCCGCTTAATGCGATCCTGGGCTGGTCAAAGATCTTACTCACCAAGGAAGTTGACGAAGAAACCCGACGAAATGCTCTTGAGACCATCGAACGCAGCGCGCGTGTGCAGACCAAGCTGATCAATGACCTCGTCGATTCGGCACGCGTCGCCTCGGGCAAGCTTCGCCTTGAATACAGGCCGACGAATCTCTACGAACTTGTGCGAGGTTCGTTTCAGGCACAAAAACCTGCGGCCGAAGCAAAGGGCATAACGCTTGAGTTCGGTTCCGATCGCGCGGACCTAAGTGTCTATGGTGATGCGAACCGACTGCAGCAGGTCTTTGGAAATTTGATCTCGAACGCCATCAAATTCACGCCGGAGGGCGGCAAGGTCGCGGTCAATATCGAGTCGACCGATTCGACAGCGTCGATCGTCGTTTCCGACACCGGCCAGGGAATCAATCCCGATGCTCTGCCGAGTATATTCCGGCAGTTTTCGCAGGGCGATGCAAATCAGACGCGAAGCAGTGCGGGCCTTGGGCTCGGACTTTCGATCGCAAAGATCCTGGCCGAACGCCACGGAGGTTCGATCGAGGCACACAGTCCGGGAATCGGCAATGGCTCGACCTTTACGGTACGTCTTCCGCTCGCGAATGCCGCCGTTCAGCCTTTGGCCGCGTCGGTCACTGCACCGTCGGCAGAACAAATGCCGCTCAAGGGCTTGAAGATCCTGGTTGTCGAGGATGACGCAGATTCCCGCGAAGTGCTTCAGTTGTTTTTGGAACAAAGCGGAGCAGCCGTTGTAACTGCGACCAATGCGCGGTCAGCGATACGCATGCTCACGAACGCGTCAGACAGATTGCCCGATGCGATAATTTCGGATCTCGCGATGCCCGAAGAAGACGGCTACTCGATGATGAAACGCATCCGTGCGATGTCGAAAGAAAGCGGCGGACAGATCCCTGCACTTGCGCTTAGCGCGTTCGCGACCGCTGAAAGCAAAGCTAGGGCTGCAGAGGCAGGATTTCAGAGTTATTCCACCAAACCGTTTGAGCCCGAGGTCTTGGTCAACGAGGTCTTCGAGCTTTACCGACGATTTTCCGGCGGCTCGGCAGTTCCGGCCGGATCGGCGAATGCCTGA
- a CDS encoding ABC transporter ATP-binding protein, whose protein sequence is MTETNATLRVEGVTKRFGDFTAVDDLSFEVLPGRIFGFLGPNGAGKTTTIRMIVGITVPDQGSITLFGERMSPHLQNRIGYLPEERGLYKKMKVIDQLRYFAALKGIGSAEADKRIDRWLERMNLSEWKKKKTTDLSKGMQQKIQFISTVLHDPDLLILDEPFSGLDPVNVEFMIEVMSEFKSDSKTIIFSTHLMETAERLCNDILLINKSKKVISGSLREVKQSYGDNLIAFRGTGGETVLADTTLISRVVTHADEQELHLAEGVDAQDVLKQMVRSGVVISKFEKTEPSLNDIFIESVGGSQQ, encoded by the coding sequence ATGACGGAAACGAACGCAACCCTGCGCGTCGAAGGGGTGACAAAGCGATTTGGTGATTTCACGGCTGTGGACGACCTCAGTTTTGAAGTCCTGCCCGGACGTATTTTCGGTTTTCTCGGGCCGAACGGAGCGGGGAAGACAACGACGATCAGGATGATCGTTGGGATCACGGTTCCCGACCAGGGGTCGATCACGCTTTTCGGCGAGCGAATGTCGCCGCACCTTCAAAATCGGATCGGGTACCTGCCTGAAGAGAGAGGCCTTTATAAGAAGATGAAGGTCATCGATCAGCTCCGTTACTTTGCGGCTCTGAAGGGCATCGGGTCAGCTGAGGCCGACAAACGCATCGATCGATGGCTCGAACGAATGAACCTTTCGGAGTGGAAGAAAAAAAAGACGACCGATCTTTCAAAGGGGATGCAGCAAAAGATCCAGTTCATTTCAACAGTGCTGCACGATCCGGACCTGCTGATACTCGATGAACCATTCTCCGGCCTTGATCCGGTCAACGTCGAATTCATGATCGAGGTCATGTCGGAATTCAAGAGCGATTCAAAGACGATCATTTTTTCAACGCATCTAATGGAGACCGCAGAAAGGCTGTGTAATGACATCTTGCTGATCAACAAGTCGAAAAAGGTCATTTCGGGAAGTTTGCGTGAGGTCAAACAAAGCTATGGCGATAACCTTATTGCGTTTCGCGGAACCGGCGGCGAGACGGTGTTGGCAGATACTACGTTGATATCGCGGGTCGTCACACACGCCGATGAACAGGAACTACATCTCGCCGAGGGAGTTGATGCACAAGATGTTTTGAAGCAAATGGTGCGATCGGGCGTTGTCATTTCGAAATTCGAAAAGACCGAACCGAGTCTGAACGACATCTTCATCGAGAGCGTGGGCGGTTCACAGCAGTGA
- a CDS encoding ABC transporter permease: MKKFLAVVKHEYKKVVLKWSFLIGTLLLPLLAIGFAIVPAIIFSLKGDSTRIAVADPSGKIMPRLQRNLSADRLIEKAKKASKESLTELSASQEEKMRNNAAQFMQSFTLVEYDAVGKRLEEMRTELLGKISADEIDAYLLVPDDILASNARFEFRSRKGGDFISNDTFRDALNDAVRSQRLADANISEERLAELSAPVNFDAKGLDETGAEKDADGVMIASFIIGLMIYITLAIYGQAIMGAVVEEKETRIAEILFSSARPFELMMGKLVGVGLAGLTQLSIWVVSATVLLGFLALQADLSQLMQSVPTITPLMILYFLIFFLLGFFIYASIFALIGSIVTTVQEGGQFAFPPVMLLLVGFYFSFAVIRDPNSSLSFWVSIAPFFAPITMPVRILAETPPVWQIALSVLVNALAIAGLVWIASRVYRVGMLMYGKRATIPEVWKWIRHS; the protein is encoded by the coding sequence ATGAAAAAATTCTTAGCCGTCGTAAAACACGAGTATAAAAAGGTAGTTCTGAAATGGTCGTTTCTCATCGGCACGCTTTTGCTGCCACTCCTTGCGATCGGATTCGCGATCGTGCCTGCGATCATCTTTTCGCTCAAAGGCGATTCGACGCGGATAGCCGTCGCTGACCCGTCGGGAAAGATCATGCCGCGGCTTCAGCGCAATCTTTCGGCCGATCGTCTGATCGAGAAAGCGAAAAAGGCGTCCAAGGAATCGCTGACGGAGCTCTCGGCAAGCCAGGAAGAGAAGATGCGAAACAACGCGGCGCAATTCATGCAGTCGTTCACGTTGGTCGAATACGATGCGGTGGGCAAAAGGCTCGAGGAAATGCGGACGGAACTGCTCGGGAAAATATCGGCGGACGAGATAGATGCATATCTGCTTGTGCCTGATGACATCCTTGCGAGCAACGCACGTTTCGAGTTTCGGTCACGCAAGGGGGGCGATTTTATTTCGAACGACACGTTTCGCGATGCTCTTAATGATGCGGTTCGGTCACAGCGTCTTGCCGATGCGAACATCAGCGAAGAGCGGCTTGCCGAACTCAGCGCGCCGGTCAATTTCGACGCCAAAGGCCTTGATGAGACCGGAGCTGAAAAGGATGCCGACGGCGTGATGATCGCGTCATTCATCATCGGACTGATGATCTACATCACGCTCGCTATCTACGGACAGGCGATTATGGGCGCGGTGGTCGAGGAAAAAGAGACCCGGATCGCCGAGATACTCTTTTCATCGGCAAGGCCGTTCGAACTAATGATGGGAAAACTGGTCGGTGTCGGACTAGCCGGACTGACACAACTTTCGATCTGGGTAGTGTCAGCAACGGTCTTACTTGGTTTCCTGGCGCTTCAGGCCGATCTTAGCCAGTTGATGCAGTCGGTACCGACGATCACTCCGCTGATGATCCTTTATTTTCTGATCTTCTTCCTGCTCGGGTTCTTTATTTACGCTTCGATCTTCGCGCTCATCGGTTCGATCGTAACCACGGTTCAGGAGGGCGGTCAATTTGCGTTTCCGCCGGTCATGCTCCTGCTCGTCGGGTTCTATTTCAGCTTTGCCGTGATTCGTGATCCGAACTCATCGCTTTCTTTCTGGGTTTCGATCGCACCGTTTTTCGCCCCGATAACGATGCCCGTCAGAATACTCGCCGAGACGCCTCCGGTTTGGCAAATAGCACTTTCGGTTCTTGTTAATGCGCTTGCGATCGCCGGCCTTGTCTGGATAGCCTCGCGCGTCTATCGAGTCGGAATGCTGATGTACGGCAAGCGTGCGACGATCCCTGAAGTATGGAAGTGGATACGGCACTCATGA
- the corA gene encoding magnesium/cobalt transporter CorA gives MAEASTTERINPNGNGEGFIEIFVYRSGADAVEEGFSIEELPDLLADQTNVVWVDLRGESEADLPKIQHLLLDVFKFHHLTVEDCIEERNQPKIEAFPDYFYFIVHGVKPDETSPTNFVTKELDGYLGHNYVVTFHTERFRSIRDVKTLLRSTPFACQRGAAYLLHQILDQVVDYYMPLVDDFDDVIDGLEERVLRMHKRDNRVLEDIMDVRRSVARLKRISTRQLEVLYRMSHGEFPQIPENVIPFFRDVHDHLLRISDLSENYRDLIGGLFEIHFSAVATKTNEVMKTLAVVSAIILPLTLLAGIYGMNFDYMPELRSPIGYFATLAAMALITVVLLFYFWRRGWIFQGEHDPDEDDKK, from the coding sequence ATGGCTGAAGCGTCAACAACCGAGAGAATTAACCCGAACGGCAACGGCGAAGGGTTCATCGAGATCTTTGTTTATCGAAGCGGCGCGGACGCGGTCGAAGAAGGATTTTCAATAGAAGAGCTGCCCGATCTGCTTGCCGATCAGACCAATGTCGTCTGGGTCGACCTCAGGGGCGAATCTGAGGCCGATCTGCCAAAGATCCAACATCTGCTGCTTGATGTTTTCAAGTTCCACCATCTAACGGTCGAGGACTGCATCGAAGAGCGTAATCAACCAAAGATCGAGGCTTTTCCGGATTATTTCTATTTTATAGTGCACGGCGTAAAGCCGGACGAAACGTCGCCTACCAACTTTGTAACGAAAGAGCTGGACGGTTACCTCGGCCACAATTACGTCGTCACATTTCACACTGAGCGATTTCGCAGTATCAGAGACGTGAAGACACTGTTGCGAAGCACTCCTTTCGCCTGCCAACGCGGTGCCGCATATTTACTTCATCAGATCCTCGATCAGGTCGTGGATTATTATATGCCGCTCGTTGATGATTTTGACGATGTGATCGACGGACTCGAGGAACGTGTACTTCGGATGCACAAACGCGACAACCGGGTGCTCGAAGACATCATGGACGTCAGGCGCAGCGTCGCACGCCTCAAACGGATCTCGACGCGTCAGCTCGAAGTGTTGTACCGGATGTCGCACGGCGAATTTCCGCAAATACCCGAGAATGTTATCCCCTTTTTCCGGGATGTTCACGACCATCTGCTTAGGATCTCAGACCTGTCGGAAAATTACCGCGATCTGATCGGCGGTCTTTTCGAGATTCATTTTTCGGCGGTCGCGACCAAGACCAACGAGGTGATGAAAACGCTCGCGGTCGTTTCTGCGATCATATTGCCGCTTACGTTGCTCGCCGGCATCTACGGTATGAATTTCGATTACATGCCCGAATTGCGGTCACCTATCGGATATTTTGCCACGCTCGCCGCGATGGCGTTGATCACGGTGGTATTACTGTTCTATTTTTGGAGGCGAGGCTGGATCTTTCAGGGCGAACACGACCCGGATGAGGATGATAAGAAGTGA
- a CDS encoding lmo0937 family membrane protein — MLETIIVIVLVLWLLGLVAGQTFGGILHTLLLVALVVFVIRILSGRRAV, encoded by the coding sequence ATGTTAGAGACCATTATCGTTATAGTGCTTGTATTGTGGCTGCTCGGACTCGTTGCCGGTCAGACGTTCGGCGGCATTCTTCATACGCTGCTGCTTGTTGCCCTGGTCGTTTTTGTCATACGCATCCTTTCCGGGCGACGTGCTGTCTGA